One genomic segment of Aliarcobacter cibarius includes these proteins:
- a CDS encoding nucleotidyl transferase AbiEii/AbiGii toxin family protein, protein MHRDNWDAVFENQDRILKQLKPLENEMFLAGGTGLQRFVLPQAYRHSEDLDFFFTSLKTKEEIDSIKNKILELMSEIPDAKLENIKWIKEEKAYRMF, encoded by the coding sequence ATGCATAGAGATAACTGGGATGCTGTATTTGAAAATCAAGATAGAATACTAAAACAATTAAAACCTCTTGAAAATGAAATGTTTCTTGCAGGTGGTACTGGGTTACAAAGATTTGTACTACCTCAAGCTTACAGACATTCAGAAGATTTAGATTTCTTTTTTACAAGTTTAAAAACTAAAGAAGAAATAGATAGTATAAAAAATAAAATCTTAGAATTGATGTCAGAAATTCCTGATGCAAAACTTGAAAATATAAAGTGGATAAAAGAAGAAAAAGCTTATAGAATGTTTTAG
- a CDS encoding GspE/PulE family protein produces the protein MLSKFSAKLKKPDFKFLKNKKNFEFNKESFQNLFKDFDYKTYFDKYKNKFYEIMGNESDNSNHLATMIENMIQTRYNLKGGFSDLIANEAKYESFVRSLGYEYFDSYTELLKKYKDTSSFLDDKKQELCANMYIITLEDIKNKNKVLGIRDVVNLDFDVLSKFYFTKIVVLGEGVLSSVFGEDREIIFNSNADTENDEEINKYFDKMMGQAILLGASDIHIQKTSRYASLWFRIDGIKVDMGTMPITIAKTLKRRLVTMADQEDSDYESINGVINYDYAKKNIKFRLGLINSKLNFSLVMRMIGGKGVVSHNLSGLNYPEETIRILNNLTKYANGMILITGQVGSGKTHLMYALLQQLARQQQYVITIEDPVEYVDESFFQIDLSEFASASEEFKYGYPEAVVDILRQDSNIILIGETREPQTAAQLVNASNLGQLVFSTMHTNSAPATVSRMTSSLGINEGDIIDNLRGIVSQRLVRKLCKFCSVPDNNGGYKKVGCDECSNTGFKGRVPIAEVVRFKLGQGGDFENPAEYMTVEKAAMAQYHAGFITLEDATAIIRGEEVWYD, from the coding sequence ATGCTAAGTAAATTTTCAGCTAAATTAAAAAAACCGGATTTTAAATTTCTAAAAAATAAAAAGAATTTTGAGTTTAACAAAGAATCTTTTCAAAACTTGTTTAAAGATTTTGATTATAAAACATATTTTGATAAATATAAAAATAAATTTTATGAAATAATGGGTAATGAATCAGATAACTCAAACCATTTAGCAACAATGATAGAAAATATGATTCAAACAAGATACAATTTAAAAGGTGGATTCTCGGATCTAATAGCTAATGAAGCAAAATATGAAAGCTTTGTGAGAAGTTTAGGTTATGAATACTTTGATAGTTATACTGAATTACTAAAAAAGTATAAAGATACTTCAAGCTTTTTAGATGATAAAAAGCAAGAACTTTGTGCAAATATGTATATTATTACTTTGGAAGATATAAAAAATAAAAATAAAGTTCTAGGGATTAGAGACGTTGTTAATCTAGATTTTGATGTTCTTAGTAAGTTTTATTTCACAAAAATCGTAGTTCTTGGAGAAGGTGTTTTATCTTCTGTTTTTGGAGAAGATAGAGAGATTATATTTAATTCAAATGCTGATACAGAAAATGATGAAGAGATAAATAAATACTTTGATAAAATGATGGGGCAAGCCATACTTCTTGGAGCATCTGATATTCATATTCAAAAAACAAGTAGGTATGCATCTTTATGGTTTAGAATAGATGGTATAAAAGTAGATATGGGAACAATGCCTATTACTATTGCTAAAACTCTAAAAAGAAGACTAGTAACAATGGCTGATCAAGAAGATTCAGATTATGAATCAATAAATGGTGTTATAAACTACGACTATGCAAAGAAAAATATAAAATTTAGGTTAGGACTTATAAACTCTAAATTGAACTTTTCTCTAGTTATGAGGATGATTGGTGGAAAAGGTGTTGTTTCACATAATCTTTCAGGTTTAAATTATCCAGAAGAAACTATAAGAATATTAAATAATCTTACAAAATATGCAAATGGTATGATATTAATAACAGGACAAGTTGGTAGTGGTAAAACCCACTTAATGTATGCACTTCTTCAACAACTTGCAAGACAACAACAATACGTAATTACAATAGAAGACCCTGTTGAGTATGTTGATGAGTCATTTTTCCAAATCGATTTATCAGAGTTTGCAAGTGCTAGTGAAGAGTTTAAATATGGTTACCCTGAAGCCGTTGTTGATATTCTAAGACAAGATTCAAATATTATTCTAATTGGAGAAACCAGAGAACCTCAAACTGCTGCACAGCTTGTAAATGCATCAAATTTAGGTCAGTTAGTATTTTCTACTATGCATACAAACTCGGCACCTGCTACAGTCTCAAGAATGACTAGTTCATTAGGAATAAATGAAGGTGATATTATAGATAACCTAAGAGGTATTGTATCTCAAAGATTAGTTAGAAAACTTTGTAAATTTTGTAGCGTTCCAGATAATAATGGTGGTTATAAAAAAGTTGGTTGTGATGAGTGTAGCAATACAGGATTTAAAGGAAGGGTTCCTATTGCAGAGGTTGTAAGATTTAAATTAGGACAAGGTGGTGACTTTGAAAATCCTGCTGAATATATGACTGTGGAAAAAGCTGCAATGGCACAATATCATGCTGGATTTATAACACTTGAAGATGCAACTGCAATTATTAGAGGGGAAGAAGTATGGTACGATTAG
- a CDS encoding DUF4492 domain-containing protein: MLNIKNIYSFYLNGFKNMTIGKTLWKIILIKLLVILVFLNYFIHDKSIKTEYKTYEEKVDFVYKNLTKEN, translated from the coding sequence ATGTTGAATATTAAAAATATTTACTCTTTTTATCTTAATGGTTTTAAAAATATGACTATTGGCAAAACATTATGGAAAATCATATTAATAAAATTATTAGTTATATTAGTTTTTCTTAACTATTTTATCCATGATAAATCTATCAAAACTGAATATAAGACATATGAAGAGAAAGTTGATTTTGTATATAAAAATCTAACAAAAGAAAATTAA
- a CDS encoding cytochrome ubiquinol oxidase subunit I: MEEHLVDWSRAQFALTAMYHWIFVPLTLGLGFIVVIMETIYVKTNDEFWKKTTKFWMGLFAINFAIGVATGIIMEFEFGTNWANYSWFVGDIFGAPLAVEGILAFFMESTFFAVMFFGWEKVSKGFHLLSTWLVAIGSNLSALWILVANGWMQYPVGMTFNPDTVRNEMNNFWDVLLSPVAISKFLHTIGSGYVLASLFVIGVSAWYLLKKRDILFAKKSMIIGATFGLITSIFLILSGDESAHQVALKQPMKLAAMEGLYEGEEKVGIVAFGLLNPEKTITNDENTFLFDFTIPYALSFLSFHDINAYVPGIKDLVYGNEERGILSVEEKMQKGKIAIEALESYKEAKKTSNESLLNNSKFLLDENMKYFGYGHIKNKEDVIPPVSITFYSFHIMVGLGIWFTILFALVLFLLTKKEILNYPIVLKSALFSIPLGYIASEAGWVVAEVGRQPWAIQDLMPVGIAATKIATTNVMISFFIFAILFTVLLIAEIKIMTKQIKIGPNGGH, translated from the coding sequence ATGGAAGAGCATTTAGTTGATTGGTCCAGAGCTCAGTTTGCACTAACAGCAATGTATCATTGGATTTTTGTTCCATTAACTTTGGGACTTGGATTCATTGTTGTTATTATGGAAACTATTTATGTAAAAACAAATGATGAATTTTGGAAAAAAACTACAAAATTTTGGATGGGTTTATTTGCAATAAACTTTGCAATAGGAGTTGCAACTGGAATAATAATGGAGTTTGAATTTGGTACAAACTGGGCAAATTACTCTTGGTTTGTTGGAGATATTTTTGGAGCTCCACTTGCAGTTGAGGGAATTTTAGCCTTTTTTATGGAGAGTACTTTTTTTGCTGTAATGTTTTTTGGTTGGGAAAAAGTTAGTAAAGGATTTCACTTATTATCAACTTGGTTAGTTGCCATTGGTTCAAATCTATCTGCTTTATGGATACTTGTTGCAAATGGTTGGATGCAATATCCAGTTGGAATGACATTTAATCCAGATACGGTAAGAAATGAGATGAATAATTTTTGGGATGTGTTACTCTCTCCTGTTGCTATTAGTAAATTTTTACACACTATTGGAAGTGGTTATGTTTTAGCTTCACTTTTTGTTATAGGAGTTAGTGCTTGGTATTTATTGAAAAAAAGAGATATTTTATTTGCTAAAAAATCTATGATTATTGGGGCTACATTTGGACTTATAACTTCAATATTTTTGATTTTAAGTGGAGATGAATCAGCTCATCAAGTTGCTCTTAAACAACCTATGAAACTTGCAGCTATGGAAGGTTTATACGAAGGAGAAGAGAAAGTTGGAATTGTAGCTTTTGGTTTATTAAATCCAGAAAAAACAATAACAAATGATGAAAATACTTTTTTATTTGATTTTACAATTCCTTATGCTTTATCATTTTTAAGTTTCCATGATATAAATGCTTATGTTCCTGGAATAAAAGATTTAGTTTATGGAAATGAAGAAAGAGGAATTTTAAGTGTAGAAGAAAAAATGCAAAAAGGTAAAATTGCCATTGAAGCTTTGGAGTCTTATAAAGAGGCTAAAAAAACTTCAAATGAATCATTATTAAATAATTCAAAATTTTTACTTGATGAAAATATGAAATATTTTGGTTATGGACATATTAAAAATAAAGAAGATGTTATTCCTCCTGTTTCTATTACATTTTATTCATTCCATATTATGGTTGGACTTGGAATTTGGTTTACAATACTGTTTGCTTTAGTTTTATTTTTATTAACAAAAAAAGAGATTCTAAACTATCCAATTGTTTTAAAATCAGCACTTTTTAGTATTCCTTTAGGATATATTGCAAGTGAAGCTGGATGGGTAGTTGCTGAAGTAGGACGTCAACCTTGGGCTATTCAAGACTTAATGCCCGTTGGAATTGCAGCTACAAAAATAGCAACAACAAATGTAATGATTAGCTTTTTTATCTTTGCCATACTTTTTACTGTTTTATTAATAGCAGAAATAAAAATTATGACAAAACAGATAAAAATTGGTCCAAATGGAGGTCACTAA
- a CDS encoding DUF134 domain-containing protein, which produces MGRDKNKRNLIYKPAFKDFIPENKPFTGVTVLLDEEMEAIYLMDVLNLYQEEAAISMEVSRPTFTRILKNARQKLTRALVYGNKISIQDDNLGYIVALCSSSLENFESILATDKYVLIYKIQNNEIKLLDSFENEVFSKKLKPAIVLPQILMKYKVNIFLSTRIGEGLKNSLFAKGIQAIEKQIDKKEDLINLV; this is translated from the coding sequence ATGGGTAGAGATAAAAATAAAAGAAATTTAATATATAAACCGGCATTTAAAGATTTTATACCAGAAAATAAACCATTTACTGGTGTTACTGTGTTGTTAGATGAAGAGATGGAAGCTATTTATTTAATGGATGTTTTAAATTTATATCAAGAAGAAGCAGCTATTAGTATGGAAGTTTCAAGACCAACTTTTACAAGAATTCTAAAAAATGCTAGACAAAAATTAACAAGAGCTTTAGTTTATGGAAATAAGATTTCTATTCAAGATGACAATTTAGGTTATATTGTAGCTTTATGTTCTTCAAGTTTAGAAAATTTTGAATCAATTTTAGCAACTGATAAATATGTATTGATTTATAAAATCCAAAATAATGAAATTAAATTATTGGATAGTTTTGAGAATGAAGTCTTTTCCAAAAAATTAAAACCTGCTATTGTTTTACCACAAATATTAATGAAATATAAAGTAAATATATTTTTATCTACAAGAATAGGGGAGGGATTAAAAAATTCACTCTTTGCAAAAGGGATACAAGCTATTGAGAAACAAATTGATAAAAAAGAGGATTTGATAAATTTAGTTTAG
- the cydB gene encoding cytochrome d ubiquinol oxidase subunit II, translating to MGFGNLELITLQQYWWIIISLLGGLFVFIMFVQGGQTLIDKLSENETEKTMLINSIGRKWELGFTTLVLFGGALFAAFPLFYATSFGGAYWVWLSILFCFIIQAVSYEFRTKPNNFLGQKTYEMFLKINGNIGTFLLGVAISTFFSGSEFIVDSNNFVDWQNSLRGLEALLNPYNYLLGFALVFLAKISGALYFINNIDYEKIRIKAVNSIKINMIFFLFFFLGFMLWILIKDGYTVEKSGLIVIERFKYLQNFIDMPIVLSMFLIGVLMVIIAVFVTITFKKTCCIKTGGVGIVLTVMAILLNVGLNNTAYYPSTTDLQSSLTIMNSSGSHYTLMVMSYVSLMVPFVLAYITYAWYSMDKVKITKEEIESKDSYNY from the coding sequence ATGGGATTTGGAAACTTAGAACTTATCACTCTTCAACAATATTGGTGGATAATAATATCTTTATTAGGTGGACTTTTTGTATTTATTATGTTTGTTCAAGGTGGTCAAACTTTAATAGATAAATTAAGTGAAAATGAGACTGAAAAAACTATGCTAATAAATAGTATAGGAAGAAAATGGGAATTAGGTTTTACAACTTTAGTTTTATTTGGTGGAGCTTTATTTGCAGCCTTTCCACTATTTTATGCTACAAGTTTTGGAGGAGCTTATTGGGTTTGGTTAAGTATTCTATTTTGTTTTATTATTCAAGCTGTTTCTTATGAGTTTAGAACTAAACCAAACAATTTTTTAGGACAAAAAACATATGAAATGTTTTTAAAAATAAATGGAAACATTGGAACTTTCTTACTTGGAGTTGCTATTAGTACCTTTTTTAGTGGAAGCGAATTTATAGTTGATTCAAACAATTTTGTAGATTGGCAAAATTCTTTAAGAGGTTTAGAAGCACTTCTTAATCCATATAACTATTTATTGGGCTTTGCACTTGTATTTTTAGCAAAAATAAGTGGAGCTTTATATTTTATAAATAATATAGATTATGAAAAAATAAGAATCAAAGCAGTTAATTCAATAAAAATAAATATGATTTTCTTTTTATTTTTCTTTTTAGGATTTATGTTATGGATTCTTATAAAAGATGGATATACAGTTGAAAAAAGTGGTTTAATTGTTATTGAAAGATTTAAATATCTTCAAAACTTTATTGATATGCCAATTGTTTTAAGTATGTTCTTAATTGGTGTCTTGATGGTTATTATAGCTGTATTTGTAACTATTACATTTAAAAAAACTTGTTGCATCAAAACAGGTGGAGTAGGAATTGTATTAACTGTAATGGCGATTTTATTAAATGTGGGATTAAACAATACAGCTTACTATCCTTCAACTACTGATTTACAAAGCAGTTTAACAATTATGAATAGTTCAGGAAGTCACTACACTCTTATGGTTATGAGTTATGTTTCATTGATGGTTCCCTTTGTATTAGCATATATAACTTATGCTTGGTACAGTATGGATAAAGTAAAAATTACAAAAGAAGAGATTGAATCTAAAGATTCATATAATTATTAA
- a CDS encoding NifB/NifX family molybdenum-iron cluster-binding protein produces the protein MIAIPVKTNKENTAVSTLFGKAKYFAFIENNKIEILKNEQIGGKAVVNWLKSKNVEVLITSHLGEKPFETLLNKGLKVYFAGDERIELKDVIIKYADGDLTLLTNKNFHTLLKEDNHHSKNCSKTNQKPENKLQRPLYKSFIRNIHY, from the coding sequence ATGATTGCAATACCAGTAAAAACAAATAAAGAAAATACAGCAGTATCAACACTTTTTGGAAAAGCAAAATATTTTGCTTTTATAGAAAATAACAAAATTGAAATATTAAAAAATGAACAAATAGGTGGAAAAGCTGTTGTAAATTGGTTAAAAAGTAAAAATGTAGAGGTATTGATTACTTCACACTTAGGAGAAAAACCTTTTGAAACCCTATTAAACAAAGGATTAAAAGTATATTTTGCAGGTGATGAAAGAATAGAATTAAAAGATGTAATTATAAAATATGCAGATGGAGATTTAACTCTATTAACTAATAAAAATTTTCATACTCTTTTAAAAGAGGATAATCATCATTCTAAAAATTGTTCAAAAACAAATCAAAAACCAGAGAATAAACTACAAAGACCTTTATATAAAAGTTTTATAAGAAACATTCATTACTAA
- a CDS encoding Wzz/FepE/Etk N-terminal domain-containing protein: MQEKYLQEDEIDLRELFKTIWDKKVFIVVFTLLVTILAGFYAYSKTPIYEVKSYVEIGYINKEKIEDIDALEHKLKVVFQVENPKYEEDSFEKGIVSSIKQIKGVKSFLEIKTEATSNEAALNKNKEVLKFIQESSQESIKQYEIVLENTILNKKREIDFINEINIKNIKSEIDILKEQELKNIDTKIAILKNQNIESINKEISLLKTQEIPKLKTQINFLVNSKIKSLQDKIATYSKSLNDYINEVDKINSNIGKTDNATAMVASVQILNYQNLITNSQNQIKDLELQIEVIQNETIPDLKYKLENITNVQIKNLEYKKANMLSVDIKDLENQKLNVSNEKIRKLQDKINIELQTKISQLNEEIDTLNFKKSEQNLSNTKLVGEYIVNDFPVKPKKSLIVAVAFVTGFILSIFLVFLINFIRKN, encoded by the coding sequence ATGCAGGAAAAATATTTACAAGAAGATGAAATAGATTTAAGAGAACTTTTTAAAACTATTTGGGATAAGAAAGTTTTTATAGTTGTATTTACATTATTAGTGACTATTTTAGCAGGCTTTTATGCTTATAGTAAAACACCAATCTATGAAGTAAAATCTTATGTAGAAATTGGCTATATAAATAAAGAAAAAATTGAAGATATTGATGCATTAGAACACAAATTAAAAGTAGTTTTTCAAGTTGAGAATCCAAAATATGAAGAAGATAGTTTTGAAAAAGGAATTGTAAGTTCAATTAAACAAATAAAAGGTGTAAAAAGTTTTTTAGAAATAAAAACTGAAGCTACTAGCAATGAAGCAGCTTTAAATAAAAATAAAGAAGTTTTAAAATTTATTCAAGAATCATCTCAAGAAAGTATTAAACAATATGAAATAGTTTTAGAAAATACTATTTTAAATAAAAAAAGAGAAATAGATTTTATAAATGAGATAAATATAAAAAATATAAAATCTGAAATAGATATTTTAAAAGAGCAAGAGTTAAAAAATATAGATACAAAAATAGCAATATTAAAGAATCAAAATATTGAAAGTATCAATAAAGAGATTAGTTTGTTAAAAACTCAAGAAATTCCTAAACTTAAAACTCAAATAAATTTTTTAGTAAATTCAAAAATTAAATCATTACAAGATAAAATCGCTACCTATTCTAAAAGTTTAAATGATTATATAAATGAAGTTGATAAAATAAATAGTAATATAGGGAAAACAGATAATGCAACAGCGATGGTAGCATCTGTTCAAATTCTAAATTATCAGAATTTAATAACAAATTCACAAAATCAAATAAAAGATTTGGAATTACAAATAGAAGTAATACAAAATGAAACAATACCAGATTTAAAATATAAACTTGAAAATATAACTAATGTACAGATAAAAAATTTAGAATATAAAAAAGCTAACATGTTAAGTGTTGATATAAAAGATTTAGAAAATCAGAAATTAAATGTATCTAATGAAAAAATTAGAAAACTACAAGATAAAATAAATATTGAATTACAAACAAAAATTTCTCAATTAAATGAGGAAATTGACACATTGAATTTTAAGAAATCTGAACAAAATCTTAGCAATACAAAACTTGTTGGTGAATATATAGTAAATGATTTTCCAGTAAAACCTAAAAAATCTCTTATAGTAGCAGTTGCATTTGTAACTGGATTTATACTTTCAATTTTCTTGGTATTTTTAATAAACTTTATAAGAAAAAATTAA